In Nicotiana tabacum cultivar K326 chromosome 19, ASM71507v2, whole genome shotgun sequence, one DNA window encodes the following:
- the LOC107801274 gene encoding pentatricopeptide repeat-containing protein At5g08510-like produces the protein MNQLKQIHAHTLRNGIDFTQFLITKLIEIPNIPYAHKVFDNIPRPAVFLYNKLIQAYSSHGLPSQCFSLYIQMRRQGCSPNPHSFTFLFAACTNRSSPIQGQMFHVHFVKWGFKFDIYALTALVDMYAKMGLLPAARKLFDEMEMKDVPTWNSLIAGYAKNGNVEEAFKLFSAMPSRNVISWTAMISGYSQNGKYANALAVYKEMERDRGVKPNEVTIASALPACANLGALEVGEKIEAYARANGYFKNMFVCNAVVEMYMKCGRIDRAMQLFHEIGRRRNLCSWNTMIMGLAVHGKGDEALKLFDQMLGEGNAPDDVTFVGAILACTHGGMVAKGWELLSLMEQRFSIAPKLEHYGCMVDLLGRAGKLQEAYDLIQSMPMRPDSVIWGTLLGACSFHGNVELAEKAAEFLSVLEPWNPGNYVILSNIYARAGRWDGVARLRKLMKSSQITKAAGYSFIEEGGDIHKFIVEDKSHHKSNEIYALLDLVTTILKFDESNIDINLDSIVE, from the exons ATGAACCAACTGAAACAAATACACGCCCACACTCTACGAAATGGCATTGACTTCACCCAATTCTTGATCACTAAGCTTATTGAAATCCCAAATATCCCGTACGCCCACAAAGTGTTCGATAATATTCCTAGACCAGCTGTCTTCCTCTACAACAAGCTCATTCAAGCCTATTCTTCCCATGGCCTTCCCAGCCAGTGTTTTTCTCTCTATATCCAGATGCGCCGGCAAGGCTGCTCCCCTAATCCACACTCCTTCACTTTCCTCTTCGCCGCATGCACCAACCGTTCCAGCCCCATACAAGGCCAAATGTTCCATGTCCATTTCGTCAAATGGGGTTTCAAATTTGACATTTACGCCTTAACTGCATTAGTTGACATGTATGCTAAAATGGGTCTGTTGCCTGCCGCGCGGAAGCTCTTCGATGAGATGGAAATGAAGGATGTGCCCACTTGGAATTCTTTGATTGCAGGGTATGCCAAGAATGGAAATGTGGAAGAAGCTTTCAAATTGTTTTCAGCAATGCCTTCAAGGAATGTGATTTCCTGGACTGCAATGATCTCAGGCTATTCGCAAAACGGGAAGTATGCAAATGCACTAGCTGTCTACAAGGAAATGGAGAGAGATAGAGGGGTAAAGCCTAATGAAGTCACAATTGCTAGTGCGCTTCCAGCTTGTGCAAATCTTGGAGCGTTGGAGGTTGGGGAGAAAATTGAAGCTTATGCAAGAGCAAATGGATACTTTAAGAATATGTTTGTCTGCAATGCTGTGGTTGAAATGTATATGAAATGTGGTAGAATTGATAGGGCAATGCAACTCTTTCACGAGATTGGTAGGAGGAGGAACTTGTGTTCTTGGAATACCATGATCATGGGGTTAGCTGTCCATGGAAAAGGCGATGAAGCTCTTAAGCTTTTCGACCAAATGCTG GGAGAAGGAAATGCACCTGATGATGTAACATTTGTAGGAGCAATCTTAGCATGCACACATGGAGGCATGGTAGCAAAGGGCTGGGAACTCCTCAGTTTGATGGAGCAAAGATTCTCCATAGCTCCAAAGTTGGAACATTATGGCTGTATGGTTGATCTCTTAGGCCGGGCTGGGAAACTGCAGGAAGCTTATGATCTCATACAGAGTATGCCAATGAGACCAGATTCGGTTATATGGGGAACTTTGCTTGGAGCCTGCAGCTTCCATGGGAATGTTGAACTGGCTGAGAAAGCAGCCGAGTTCCTTTCTGTGTTGGAGCCGTGGAATCCTGGAAATTATGTTATTCTCTCAAACATCTATGCAAGAGCTGGCCGATGGGATGGTGTTGCAAGGTTAAGGAAACTGATGAAGTCCTCCCAGATTACAAAAGCAGCAGGGTACAGCTTCATTGAGGAGGGAGGTGATATTCATAAGTTTATAGTAGAGGACAAATCCCACCACAAATCAAATGAGATATATGCACTGCTTGATTTAGTCACGACTATATTAAAGTTTGATGAAAGCAACATTGATATTAATTTGGATTCTATTGTTGAATAA
- the LOC107801276 gene encoding calcium-transporting ATPase, endoplasmic reticulum-type: MEEKPFPAWSWSVDQCLKEYQVKLEKGLSTYEVEKRRERYGLNELEKEKGKPLWRLVLEQFDDMLIKILLGAAFISFVVAYLHQDETGDSGFKAYVEPFVILLILVINAIVGVWQESNAEKALEALKEMQGESAKVFRDGYLVPDLPARELVPGDIVDLRVGDKVPADMRVATLKSSTLRVEQSSLTGESMPVTRSIDSLPMDDCELQAKENMVFAGTTVVNGSCICIVVDTGMCTEIGKIQRQIHDASMEESDTPLKKKLDEFGNRLTSAIGIVCLVVWAINYKYFLTWKVVDGWPSDIRFSFEKCAYYFKIAVALAVAAIPEGLPAVITTCLALGTRKMAQKNAIVRKLPSVETLGCTTVICSDKTGTLTTNQMSVTEFFTLGGKTTAWRTFGVEGTTYDPKDGRIIDWNCYNMDANLLVMAEICAICNDAGVFCDGRLFKTTGLPTEAALKVLVEKMGVPDSKARSKIHNAKIVSSYLIDRNTVKLGCCEWWMKRSKRVATLEFDRVRKSMGVIVREPNGSNRLLVKGAVESLLERSTYVQLADGSTVPIDESCRQLLLLRHLQMSSKGLRCLGLAYKDDLGELSGYYAESHPAHKKLLDPSCYSSIESDLVFVGVVGLRDPPREEVHKAVNDCRRAGIKIMVITGDNKSTAEAVCREIQLFSDGENLRGSSFTGKEFMALSSQQQIEILSKDGGKVFSRAEPRHKQEIVRMLKDMGEVVAMTGDGVNDAPALKLADIGIAMGITGTEVAKEASDMVLADDNFSTIVSAVAEGRSIYNNMKAFIRYMISSNVGEVISIFLTAALGIPECLIAVQLLWVNLVTDGPPATALGFNPADVDIMQKPPRKSNDALINSWVFFRYMVIGSYVGIATVGIFIVWYTQASFLGIDLVSDGHTLVELSQLRNWGECSAWPNFTVSPFMAGNRLITFSHPCDYFTVGKVKAMTLSLSVLVAIEMFNSLNALSEDNSLIKMPPWRNPWLLVAMSISFGLHFLILYIPFLADIFGIVPLSLSEWLLVILLSAPVILIDEVLKFVGRRRRWRTKLKAA, from the exons ATGGAAGAAAAACCATTCCCTGCATGGTCCTGGTCTGTCGATCAGTGTCTGAAAGAGTACCAAGTAAAATTAGAGAAGGGTCTAAGCACTTATGAGGTGGAGAAGAGGCGAGAAAGATATGGTTTGAATGAGCTTGAGAAAGAAAAGGGGAAGCCTTTGTGGAGGCTTGTTTTGGAGCAGTTTGATGATATGCTTATTAAGATCCTCCTTGGTGCAGCCTTCATCTCATTCGTTGTAGCTTATCTGCATCAGGATGAGACTGGAGATTCAGGGTTCAAGGCCTATGTAGAACCCTTTGTAATCCTCTTGATCTTAGTAATCAATGCAATCGTCGGAGTTTGGCAAGAAAGCAATGCTGAGAAAGCACTGGAAGCATTAAAAGAGATGCAAGGTGAGTCTGCTAAGGTATTCAGAGATGGATATTTAGTACCAGATTTACCAGCAAGGGAGCTTGTCCCAGGGGATATCGTGGATCTGCGAGTTGGTGACAAAGTGCCAGCTGATATGAGAGTTGCCACTTTAAAATCCTCAACCCTAAGGGTTGAGCAAAGTTCTTTGACAGGGGAGTCGATGCCTGTTACTAGAAGCATCGATTCCCTTCCTATGGATGATTGTGAATTGCAGGCCAAAGAGAACATGGTTTTTGCTGGAACTACAGTCGTGAACGGTAGCTGCATCTGCATTGTTGTGGACACGGGGATGTGCACAGAAATTGGTAAGATCCAAAGACAAATCCATGATGCATCAATGGAAGAGAGCGACACCCCTTTGAAgaagaaacttgatgaattcgGTAATAGGCTTACATCTGCTATTGGCATTGTTTGCCTAGTCGTGTGGGCAATCAATTACAAATATTTCCTTACTTGGAAGGTTGTGGATGGATGGCCTTCAGATATccgtttctcatttgagaaatgCGCTTATTATTTCAAGATAGCTGTTGCTCTTGCAGTGGCTGCAATTCCTGAAGGTCTCCCTGCTGTAATTACTACTTGCTTAGCTCTGGGTACAAGGAAAATGGCACAAAAGAACGCAATAGTGCGGAAACTTCCAAGTGTGGAAACCTTAGGATGCACAACTGTGATTTGTTCAGATAAAACAGGAACCTTGACTACCAATCAGATGTCTGTGACAGAGTTCTTTACATTGGGAGGTAAAACTACAGCCTGGCGAACTTTTGGCGTCGAAGGGACTACGTATGATCCTAAGGATGGGAGAATAATTGACTGGAATTGTTACAATATGGATGCTAACTTGCTAGTTATGGCTGAAATATGTGCAATCTGCAATGATGCTGGGGTCTTCTGCGATGGTCGTCTGTTCAAAACAACTGGATTGCCTACTGAGGCAGCTCTTAAAGTTTTGGTGGAAAAGATGGGAGTACCAGATAGCAAAGCGAGAAGCAAGATCCACAATGCAAAGATTGTATCTAGCTATTTGATTGATCGCAACACCGTTAAATTAG GATGCTGTGAATGGTGGATGAAAAGATCAAAAAGGGTTGCAACCTTGGAATTTGATCGTGTTCGCAAATCCATGGGTGTTATTGTGCGGGAGCCGAATGGGAGCAATCGACTACTTGTCAAG GGTGCTGTTGAGAGTTTGCTAGAACGTAGTACATATGTTCAACTTGCAGATGGATCAACTGTTCCCATTGACGAGTCCTGTCGGCAACTATTGTTGTTGAGACACTTGCAGATGAGTTCAAAGGGTTTGCGCTGCTTGGGCTTGGCATATAAAGATGATTTGGGGGAGCTTTCAGGATATTATGCCGAGAGTCATCCTGCCCATAAGAAGCTGCTTGATCCATCCTGCTACTCCTCCATAGAAAGTGATCTAGTTTTTGTAGGAGTTGTTGGTCTAAGG gaCCCCCCACGTGAGGAAGTTCACAAGGCAGTAAATGACTGCAGAAGGGCTGGGATCAAAATCATGGTCATAACTGGAGATAATAAATCCACTGCTGAGGCTGTTTGCAGGGAAATTCAGTTATTTTCTGATGGCGAGAATCTTAGAGGGAGTAGTTTTACCGGCAAAGAATTCATGGCACTTTCCTCTCAGCAGCAAATTGAGATATTGTCAAAAGATGGAGGCAAGGTCTTTTCTCGTGCTGAACCCAGGCACAAACAAGAAATTGTAAGGATGCTGAAGGATATGGGTGAAGTTGTTGCAATGACTGGAGATGGCGTCAATGATGCACCTGCACTAAAACTTGCTGACATTGGAATAGCCATGGGCATCACAGGAACTGAG GTTGCAAAAGAAGCTTCTGATATGGTTCTGGCAGATGACAATTTCAGTACTATAGTCTCTGCTGTTGCAGAGGGACGTTCGATCTACAATAACATGAAGGCCTTCATCAG ATATATGATATCATCTAACGTTGGTGAGGTCATCTCCATTTTCTTGACTGCTGCTTTGGGCATACCAGAATGTTTGATAGCCGTGCAGTTGCTCTGGGTAAATTTGGTAACAGATGGCCCACCTGCTACGGCTCTCGGATTTAACCCTGCTGATGTTGACATAATGCAGAAACCACCTAGGAAGAGCAATGATGCTCTAATAAACTCCTGGGTTTTCTTCCGCTATATG GTCATTGGTTCTTATGTGGGCATTGCAACTGTTGGCATATTTATAGTGTGGTATACTCAGGCTTCTTTCCTTGGTATTGATCTTGTGAGTGATGGCCACACACTAGTTGAACTATCACAGCTTCGCAACTGGGGTGAATGCTCCGCATGGCCAAATTTCACTGTGAGTCCGTTCATGGCTGGTAACCGCCTGATTACTTTTTCACACCCTTGTGACTACTTTACTGTTGGTAAAGTGAAGGCCATGACTTTGTCACTCTCTGTCCTGGTGGCAATCGAGATGTTTAATTCTCTCAATGCTCTCTCTGAAGACAACAGCTTGATCAAAATGCCACCTTGGAGAAACCCTTGGCTTCTTGTTGCAATGTCAATCTCGTTTGGCCTGCATTTCCTGATACTCTATATTCCTTTCCTAGCAGATATATTTGGTATTGTCCCACTGAGCCTAAGTGAATGGCTTCTAGTCATCTTGCTTTCTGCCCCTGTTATTCTTATTGACGAAGTCCTCAAATTTGTGGGGAGGAGAAGAAGATGGAGAACTAAACTAAAAGCTGCATAA